The Podospora pseudocomata strain CBS 415.72m chromosome 3, whole genome shotgun sequence genome window below encodes:
- a CDS encoding hypothetical protein (EggNog:ENOG503NZ05; COG:S), which yields MPNGINRSLFVLTKKRRPKLSTRIQERNKKKCDEKRPTCSRCSEQGVECVYGTVKPRQRKRRESAPHAAAGTSSEHYSGARRLSELSYYSHNSSYLGWGVENRGQDLTRYGEPPAVIFNTHFSLGEYPPIDILDDYPNEAPQESPNGGSPEADAPADDEGASPAAGPISPRAASKAPPDLAMIAPCSVASPLQEFHAPAFTEFTERPNRRALIDHFCNVLSHLIVFREETGNPFQQLILPLTRKSPPVLNSILALSCAHLEYRGIENSEKSLYFHNQAIQGVAQMIAQKEKANRTDILAAIMLLVYYECLVQKGRSNIVAGHLKGALTIMCSTDDLLDPAGVFLERAFRFYDVITALSNNTSPISTTPSPGGLLPFSPIGATPTSPLSNIDTLLGMSTTLWPIIHRLSGLSSLKSSLNHAISSDSSPTKIAVLRTEFSSTAQAIEAALNNWQPQLPADFTPPEGNDDPEADPVPVVAIRGKSSNIPSIYHNSLAYRHASLLYLYRTILGYGRGHGLVRRHTRLTLKNCVATVGHRGPMSALLWPLFVAACEAGEGRDRELAREAFEKVERRQGMRNIGRAWEVVGEVWRRVDEEEKGKEKEKEEGGKAKGKEEEREELWRTVCREMEVSLVFG from the exons ATGCCCAATGGGATAAACAGGAGCCTATTTGTACTCACCAAGAAACGACGACCAAAGCTGTCAACTCGGATTCAGGAGAGGAAC aagaagaagtgcGACGAGAAACGGCCGACCTGCTCGCGTTGCTCAGAGCAAGGTGTTGAGTGTGTGTACGGGACTGTGAAACCAAGACAGCGAAAACGACGTGAATCTGCACCGCACGCGGCAGCGGGTACATCTTCCGAACACTACTCGGGAGCTCGACGACTATCTGAACTCAGCTATTACAGTCACAACTCTAGTTATCTCGGTTGGGGTGTCGAGAACCGTGGTCAAGACTTGACGCGTTACGGGGAGCCGCCAGCTGTTATCTTCAACACTCATTTCTCCCTCGGCGAGTACCCTCCCATCGACATCTTGGACGACTACCCCAACGAGGCCCCGCAAGAATCGCCAAACGGAGGAAGCCCGGAGGCCGATGCCCCCGCTGACGATGAAGGGGCCTCACCTGCCGCCGGGCCGATATCACCACGAGCTGCATCGAAGGCGCCTCCTGACTTGGCCATGATTGCGCCATGTTCTGTAGCGTCGCCGCTTCAAGAGTTTCACGCCCCCGCCTTTACCGAGTTCACCGAGCGTCCGAACCGCAGGGCGCTGATCGATCACTTTTGCAACGTCTTGTCACATCTCATCGTCTTTCGCGAGGAGACGGGCAATCCGTTTCAGCAATTGATACTCCCGCTCACACGCAAGAGCCCACCGGTGCTCAACTCGATCCTTGCGCTTTCGTGCGCCCACCTCGAGTATCGCGGGATTGAGAACTCGGAAAAGTCTCTTTACTTTCACAACCAGGCCATACAGGGCGTGGCGCAGATGATTGcgcaaaaggaaaaggccaACCGGACGGACATTCTGGCGGCCATAATGCTGCTTGTGTATTATGAATGC CTCGTCCAAAAAGGCCGCTCCAACATCGTAGCCGGCCACCTAAAGGGCGCCCTGACAATAATGTGCAGCACCGACGACCTGCTCGACCCGGCAGGCGTCTTTCTCGAGAGAGCCTTTCGGTTCTACGACGTGATCACTGCTTTAtcaaacaacacctccccgatcagcaccaccccctccccgggCGGCCtgctccccttctcccccatcgGCGCGACGCCCACCTCCCCGCTGAGCAACATTGACACTCTACTGGGCATGTCAACCACCCTCTGGCCCATCATCCACCGACTCTCgggcctctcctccctcaaatcctccctcaaccacgCCATCTCGTCCGACTCCTCCCCGACAAAGATTGCCGTCTTGAGAACAGAATTCAGCTCCACGGCACAGGCGATCGAGGCAGCGTTGAACAACTGGCAGCCGCAGCTGCCTGCTGACTTTACGCCTCCGGAGGGGAATGATGATCCTGAAGCGGACCCGGTGCCTGTTGTGGCTATCAGGGGAAAGTCGAGTAATATCCCGAGCATATACCACAACTCGCTTGCGTACCGGCATGCTTCTTTGCTTTATTTGTATCGGACCATTCTCGGGTATGGGAGGGGCCATGGGCTTGTGAGGAGGCACACGAGGTTGACGCTGAAGAATTGTGTGGCCACTGTTGGGCATAGGGGGCCGATGTCGGCTTTGCTTTGGCCGTTGTTTGTGGCTGCTTgtgaggcgggggaggggagggatagggagttggcgagggaggcgttCGAGAAGGTGGAACGAAGGCAGGGGATGAGGAATATTGGAAGGGCGtgggaggttgtgggtgaggtttggagacgggtggatgaggaggagaaggggaag gagaaggagaaggaggaaggggggaaggcaaaggggaaggaggaggagagggaggagctgtGGAGGACTGTTTgtagggagatggaggttaGTTTGGTTTTCGGGTGA
- a CDS encoding hypothetical protein (EggNog:ENOG503P4TP), translating into MRGQGLWECTSGVVLTFSALLGQDVLVSASHMGRNPLQQIQQLQQQRRDADVIHRVPKAQITPPPVVRGDVLRRLEGATCATEHHMCPPEMNGGCCPDRYACAFDSCYATTAGPTTACGKANYFACADSALGGCCPVGYICGERKCEPPADASAQETNCPASYTLCPASASFGCCKEGYACAINGCYKTEPYGTTVVRTFTSTSSGSILLTTATITSTATPSAPVGVPASENAKTVVKFIPTSVPKIAAIQPTEPASGGGLSGGAIGGIVAGIVILLVVVVAAAFFIIRRVNKVRDEIVESKKGGSDMPKSHSKTASQVHQMEVDGGQLHYNPPYEDDIGIDSLIQSNTSAAGTPAPFYDPNSNNRGRSESNPAGGFTPSPNMFPTYDEPNRSRHASPEPDPGWFDSGNVPPGAGVQNNQPMRPAPIRQSSGSQGDAYGNYQYTQYTPYSHNRNQSDASELSADGGSDRGGASPHIIPELAASGGFAAELPGQHGVRSRSSSNTSARGQYRNHPMHHSRQRSDSNMSDGQQGVPQGGAQGLGLSPLDEEGTDIHGYYGRRDQQAGQTAAGLGEVEWDMSSPVDPGYVPRPYPKDQPGGGR; encoded by the exons ATGCGCGGCCAAGGCCTTTGGGAGTGCACCTCTGGTGTGGTGCTGACCTTTTCGGCGCTGCTGGGGCAGGATGTTCTGGTCTCAGCGTCACACATGGGGAGAAACCCACTGCAGCAGATCCAACAGTTGCAACAGCAGAGGAGGGATGCCGATGTCATTCACAGGGTTCCAAAGGCCCAAATTACACCCCCACCGGTGGTGCGAGGCGATGTGTTACGGAGGCTGGAGGGTGCGACTTGCGCCACAGAACACCATATGTGCCCCCCGGAGATGAATGGCGGCTGCTGTCCAGATCGATATGCTTGTGCATTTGACTCGTGTTATGCGACTACGGCTGGGCCCACGACGGCATGTGGGAAGGCAAATTATTTTGCGTGTGCTGATTCTGCAC TTGGGGGATGCTGTCCAGTTGGATATATCTGCGGAGAAAGAAAATGCGAGCCACCTGCTGACGCCAGCGCTCAAGAGACCAACTGTCCAGCAAGCTACACCTTGTGCCCAGCAAGTGCCAGCTTTGGGTGTTGCAAAGAAGGCTACGCATGTGCAATCAATGGCTGTTACAAGACCGAACCGTACGGTACGACTGTCGTCCGAACATTTACATCGACCTCCAGCGGATCAATCCTCCTCACGACTGCGACTATCACCAGTACTGCCACACCATCAGCTCCGGTAGGTGTGCCTGCCTCGGAAAATGCCAAGACAGTGGTCAAGTTCATCCCAACCTCGGTCCCCAAGATTGCGGCGATTCAGCCAACCGAGCCGGCGAGTGGCGGTGGGCTCAGCGGAGGGGCCATCGGTGGTATTGTGGCCGGGATAGTGATCTTgcttgtcgtcgttgttgccGCCGCATTCTTCATCATCCGACGTGTGAACAAGGTCCGTGATGAGATCGTCGAGTCAAAGAAGGGGGGATCAGACATGCCAAAGTCGCATTCCAAAACTGCATCGCAAGTCCATCAGATGGAAGTGGACGGTGGCCAGCTCCACTACAACCCTCCCTATGAAGACGACATTGGTATTGATTCACTTATACAAAGCAACACCTCTGCAGCTGGCACGCCTGCACCTTTCTAcgaccccaacagcaacaaccgcGGACGGTCCGAATCCAACCCCGCAGGAGGCTtcacaccctctcccaacaTGTTCCCCACCTACGACGAACCCAACCGCTCCCGCCATGCCAGTCCGGAGCCCGACCCTGGATGGTTCGACAGTGGCAATGTGCCCCCAGGCGCAGGTGTTCAGAATAACCAACCCATGAGGCCGGCACCTATCCGGCAAAGCAGTGGTTCTCAAGGGGACGCCTACGGCAACTATCAATACACGCAGTACACGCCTTATTCACACAATCGCAACCAATCCGACGCCTCGGAGCTCTCAGCCGACGGCGGCTCTGACCGCGGTGGTGCTTCTCCTCATATCATCCCTGAGCTCGCCGCGTCTGGCGGATTTGCTGCGGAACTACCCGGCCAGCACGGAGTGAGGAGCAGGTCAAGCAGCAATACTAGCGCGAGGGGACAATATCGGAATCATCCTATGCACCACTCCAGACAACGGAGCGACAGCAACATGAGTGATGGGCAACAGGGGGTGCCCCAAGGTGGGGCGCAAGGGCTAGGACTGAGCCCGCTCGACGAAGAGGGAACTGATATACATGGATACTATGGACGAAGAGACCAACAGGCTGGACAAACAGCAGCGGGACTAGGCGAGGTGGAATGGGATATGAGTAGTCCGGTCGACCCGGGCTATGTTCCAAGACCATACCCCAAGGATCAGCCCGGTGGCGGCAGGTAG